A single genomic interval of Asterias amurensis chromosome 1, ASM3211899v1 harbors:
- the LOC139946306 gene encoding proton-coupled folate transporter-like isoform X2 produces the protein MYHQVAVLLIKIVFVVNHFWSHCQSMHHVRTHCNGLRFVLLFFQGFSYNNLGQYYIKMSEINEVGEYVEVTSVLLKSSLTNRQRAQARWITVEPVISFSMIGIIVLGLIRPLYIKDRIRESHNVTDIANVTECGAPNSTADPLDAQIQSEVSLWLLYLSGASGIPSIITTPIYGTISDRVGRKFCMAVPIVGLILQEVVYCLTIYFSLPLEVFLAGEVLQGVTGGFALMFSGCMSYLTDCTTVKQRTFRIVIAEMLTYFLAGVGQLGEGYLISYYGYLLPLYIAFGVNIILILYITIPRVLIETMEKGSQAGRMGFSDIGRSIKKLIAFNENGRRWQLLLLNFSIFTNLMVVFGLASLLVLYGTAQPFCWSPATAGFAAALSLLSMSFGMLVGTKLFSLCLGDYWLIQIGCLSMFLALVGVAVAQSSLVIFIGIGAGLFRGIPIPVARSVLSKITNPDETGAMFAIVACLESIATLISVQVASGLYAATVSFLPPLTFYAYAGFCCVPAGITIALQIFWPRRNEYTPLEPIDKH, from the exons ATGTACCATCAGGTTGCAGTGCTTCTCATCAAAATAGTATTCGTGGTAAATCATTTTTGGAGTCATTGTCAATCTATGCATCATGTTCGAACTCATTGTAACGGTTTACGTTTTGTTCTGCTCTTCTTTCAGGGGTTTTCTTACAACAATTTAGGTCAATACTACATCAAAATGAGTGAAATAAATGAGGTCGGAGAGTATGTTGAAGTTACCAGCGTCCTCCTTAAGTCGTCATTAACAAATCGCCAGCGGGCCCAGGCAAGATGGATAACAGTGGAACCAGTCATTTCATTTTCCATGATAGGTATCATAGTTTTGGGCCTGATACGACCTCTTTACATCAAAGACCGGATTCGCGAGTCGCACAACGTCACCGACATTGCCAATGTCACCGAGTGCGGCGCCCCGAATAGCACTGCTGATCCATTGGACGCCCAGATCCAGTCCGAGGTATCGCTATGGCTGTTGTATCTAAGCGGTGCATCAGGGATACCATCCATCATAACCACGCCTATTTACGGGACTATCAGCGATAGAGTCGGCAGAAAATTCTGCATGGCTGTTCCCATCGTTGGTCTTATTCTACAGGAGGTTGTGTATTGTCTCACCATTTATTTCAGCCTGCCTTTGGAGGTTTTCCTCGCAGGAGAAGTCTTACAGGGTGTGACGGGGGGATTCGCACTGATGTTCTCGGGATGCATGTCCTACTTAACTGACTGCACCACCGTCAAACAGAGGACATTCCGAATCGTAATAGCCGAGATGCTGACTTATTTTCTGGCTGGGGTAGGGCAACTAGGTGAGGGGTATCTCATTAGTTACTACGGCTACCTACTCCCACTATACATCGCATTTGGAGTCAATATCATTCTGATTCTGTACATCACAATTCCTCGAGTTTTGATTGAGACGATGGAAAAGGGAAGTCAAGCGGGCCGTATGGGATTCTCGGACATAGGGAGGAGCATCAAGAAACTAATAGCATTTAATGAGAACGGCCGTAGGTGGCAGCTATTGCTCCTTAATTTCTCGATCTTTACGAATTTGATGGTGGTGTTTGGACTTGCGTCGCTCCTCGTACTGTATGGCACTGCACAACCATTCTGCTGGTCTCCAGCTACGGCTGGCTTTGCTGCTGCTTTGTCCTTGTTAAGTATGTCCTTTG GCATGTTGGTCGGCACAAAGCTCTTCTCGTTGTGTCTTGGCGATTACTGGCTCATACAGATTGGCTGCTTAAGCATGTTCTTAGCTCTGGTTGGTGTAGCCGTCGCTCAGTCTTCGCTGGTCATCTTTATAG GAATTGGCGCTGGTTTATTTCGGGGTATCCCCATTCCCGTTGCAAGGTCGGTCCTATCTAAAATCACAAATCCAGATGAAACAG GGGCAATGTTTGCAATTGTCGCCTGCCTTGAGAGCATAGCCACCCTCATATCCGTCCAGGTTGCGTCCGGTTTGTATGCTGCAACTGTATCTTTTCTACCACCGTTGACCTTCTATGCCTATGCTGGATTCTGTTGCGTTCCTGCTGGTATCACAAT AGCTCTGCAGATCTTCTGGCCAAGGAGGAACGAATACACACCACTTGAACCCATTGACAAACAT TGA
- the LOC139946306 gene encoding proton-coupled folate transporter-like isoform X3 has product MSEINEVGEYVEVTSVLLKSSLTNRQRAQARWITVEPVISFSMIGIIVLGLIRPLYIKDRIRESHNVTDIANVTECGAPNSTADPLDAQIQSEVSLWLLYLSGASGIPSIITTPIYGTISDRVGRKFCMAVPIVGLILQEVVYCLTIYFSLPLEVFLAGEVLQGVTGGFALMFSGCMSYLTDCTTVKQRTFRIVIAEMLTYFLAGVGQLGEGYLISYYGYLLPLYIAFGVNIILILYITIPRVLIETMEKGSQAGRMGFSDIGRSIKKLIAFNENGRRWQLLLLNFSIFTNLMVVFGLASLLVLYGTAQPFCWSPATAGFAAALSLLSMSFGMLVGTKLFSLCLGDYWLIQIGCLSMFLALVGVAVAQSSLVIFIGIGAGLFRGIPIPVARSVLSKITNPDETGAMFAIVACLESIATLISVQVASGLYAATVSFLPPLTFYAYAGFCCVPAGITIALQIFWPRRNEYTPLEPIDKHVN; this is encoded by the exons ATGAGTGAAATAAATGAGGTCGGAGAGTATGTTGAAGTTACCAGCGTCCTCCTTAAGTCGTCATTAACAAATCGCCAGCGGGCCCAGGCAAGATGGATAACAGTGGAACCAGTCATTTCATTTTCCATGATAGGTATCATAGTTTTGGGCCTGATACGACCTCTTTACATCAAAGACCGGATTCGCGAGTCGCACAACGTCACCGACATTGCCAATGTCACCGAGTGCGGCGCCCCGAATAGCACTGCTGATCCATTGGACGCCCAGATCCAGTCCGAGGTATCGCTATGGCTGTTGTATCTAAGCGGTGCATCAGGGATACCATCCATCATAACCACGCCTATTTACGGGACTATCAGCGATAGAGTCGGCAGAAAATTCTGCATGGCTGTTCCCATCGTTGGTCTTATTCTACAGGAGGTTGTGTATTGTCTCACCATTTATTTCAGCCTGCCTTTGGAGGTTTTCCTCGCAGGAGAAGTCTTACAGGGTGTGACGGGGGGATTCGCACTGATGTTCTCGGGATGCATGTCCTACTTAACTGACTGCACCACCGTCAAACAGAGGACATTCCGAATCGTAATAGCCGAGATGCTGACTTATTTTCTGGCTGGGGTAGGGCAACTAGGTGAGGGGTATCTCATTAGTTACTACGGCTACCTACTCCCACTATACATCGCATTTGGAGTCAATATCATTCTGATTCTGTACATCACAATTCCTCGAGTTTTGATTGAGACGATGGAAAAGGGAAGTCAAGCGGGCCGTATGGGATTCTCGGACATAGGGAGGAGCATCAAGAAACTAATAGCATTTAATGAGAACGGCCGTAGGTGGCAGCTATTGCTCCTTAATTTCTCGATCTTTACGAATTTGATGGTGGTGTTTGGACTTGCGTCGCTCCTCGTACTGTATGGCACTGCACAACCATTCTGCTGGTCTCCAGCTACGGCTGGCTTTGCTGCTGCTTTGTCCTTGTTAAGTATGTCCTTTG GCATGTTGGTCGGCACAAAGCTCTTCTCGTTGTGTCTTGGCGATTACTGGCTCATACAGATTGGCTGCTTAAGCATGTTCTTAGCTCTGGTTGGTGTAGCCGTCGCTCAGTCTTCGCTGGTCATCTTTATAG GAATTGGCGCTGGTTTATTTCGGGGTATCCCCATTCCCGTTGCAAGGTCGGTCCTATCTAAAATCACAAATCCAGATGAAACAG GGGCAATGTTTGCAATTGTCGCCTGCCTTGAGAGCATAGCCACCCTCATATCCGTCCAGGTTGCGTCCGGTTTGTATGCTGCAACTGTATCTTTTCTACCACCGTTGACCTTCTATGCCTATGCTGGATTCTGTTGCGTTCCTGCTGGTATCACAAT AGCTCTGCAGATCTTCTGGCCAAGGAGGAACGAATACACACCACTTGAACCCATTGACAAACATGTAAACTAA
- the LOC139946306 gene encoding proton-coupled folate transporter-like isoform X1 has translation MYHQVAVLLIKIVFVVNHFWSHCQSMHHVRTHCNGLRFVLLFFQGFSYNNLGQYYIKMSEINEVGEYVEVTSVLLKSSLTNRQRAQARWITVEPVISFSMIGIIVLGLIRPLYIKDRIRESHNVTDIANVTECGAPNSTADPLDAQIQSEVSLWLLYLSGASGIPSIITTPIYGTISDRVGRKFCMAVPIVGLILQEVVYCLTIYFSLPLEVFLAGEVLQGVTGGFALMFSGCMSYLTDCTTVKQRTFRIVIAEMLTYFLAGVGQLGEGYLISYYGYLLPLYIAFGVNIILILYITIPRVLIETMEKGSQAGRMGFSDIGRSIKKLIAFNENGRRWQLLLLNFSIFTNLMVVFGLASLLVLYGTAQPFCWSPATAGFAAALSLLSMSFGMLVGTKLFSLCLGDYWLIQIGCLSMFLALVGVAVAQSSLVIFIGIGAGLFRGIPIPVARSVLSKITNPDETGAMFAIVACLESIATLISVQVASGLYAATVSFLPPLTFYAYAGFCCVPAGITIALQIFWPRRNEYTPLEPIDKHVN, from the exons ATGTACCATCAGGTTGCAGTGCTTCTCATCAAAATAGTATTCGTGGTAAATCATTTTTGGAGTCATTGTCAATCTATGCATCATGTTCGAACTCATTGTAACGGTTTACGTTTTGTTCTGCTCTTCTTTCAGGGGTTTTCTTACAACAATTTAGGTCAATACTACATCAAAATGAGTGAAATAAATGAGGTCGGAGAGTATGTTGAAGTTACCAGCGTCCTCCTTAAGTCGTCATTAACAAATCGCCAGCGGGCCCAGGCAAGATGGATAACAGTGGAACCAGTCATTTCATTTTCCATGATAGGTATCATAGTTTTGGGCCTGATACGACCTCTTTACATCAAAGACCGGATTCGCGAGTCGCACAACGTCACCGACATTGCCAATGTCACCGAGTGCGGCGCCCCGAATAGCACTGCTGATCCATTGGACGCCCAGATCCAGTCCGAGGTATCGCTATGGCTGTTGTATCTAAGCGGTGCATCAGGGATACCATCCATCATAACCACGCCTATTTACGGGACTATCAGCGATAGAGTCGGCAGAAAATTCTGCATGGCTGTTCCCATCGTTGGTCTTATTCTACAGGAGGTTGTGTATTGTCTCACCATTTATTTCAGCCTGCCTTTGGAGGTTTTCCTCGCAGGAGAAGTCTTACAGGGTGTGACGGGGGGATTCGCACTGATGTTCTCGGGATGCATGTCCTACTTAACTGACTGCACCACCGTCAAACAGAGGACATTCCGAATCGTAATAGCCGAGATGCTGACTTATTTTCTGGCTGGGGTAGGGCAACTAGGTGAGGGGTATCTCATTAGTTACTACGGCTACCTACTCCCACTATACATCGCATTTGGAGTCAATATCATTCTGATTCTGTACATCACAATTCCTCGAGTTTTGATTGAGACGATGGAAAAGGGAAGTCAAGCGGGCCGTATGGGATTCTCGGACATAGGGAGGAGCATCAAGAAACTAATAGCATTTAATGAGAACGGCCGTAGGTGGCAGCTATTGCTCCTTAATTTCTCGATCTTTACGAATTTGATGGTGGTGTTTGGACTTGCGTCGCTCCTCGTACTGTATGGCACTGCACAACCATTCTGCTGGTCTCCAGCTACGGCTGGCTTTGCTGCTGCTTTGTCCTTGTTAAGTATGTCCTTTG GCATGTTGGTCGGCACAAAGCTCTTCTCGTTGTGTCTTGGCGATTACTGGCTCATACAGATTGGCTGCTTAAGCATGTTCTTAGCTCTGGTTGGTGTAGCCGTCGCTCAGTCTTCGCTGGTCATCTTTATAG GAATTGGCGCTGGTTTATTTCGGGGTATCCCCATTCCCGTTGCAAGGTCGGTCCTATCTAAAATCACAAATCCAGATGAAACAG GGGCAATGTTTGCAATTGTCGCCTGCCTTGAGAGCATAGCCACCCTCATATCCGTCCAGGTTGCGTCCGGTTTGTATGCTGCAACTGTATCTTTTCTACCACCGTTGACCTTCTATGCCTATGCTGGATTCTGTTGCGTTCCTGCTGGTATCACAAT AGCTCTGCAGATCTTCTGGCCAAGGAGGAACGAATACACACCACTTGAACCCATTGACAAACATGTAAACTAA